tgaagcaacatggatggacctagagattatcatactaagcaaagtaggtcagaaagagaaaaacaaataccatatgatatcacttatatgtggaatctaagtatgacacaaatcaacatctctacgaaacagaaacagactctcagacacagagaacagcCTTGAGGCTGCAGGGGTTGGGGaggtagggaagggaaggagtgggagtttgggattagcagaggcaaacttctgtatataggatggatgcataaacaacaaggtcccactgtagagcacagggaactatattgaatatcttgtgacaaaccataatggaaaagaatatgaaaaagaatatataaaactgagtcactttcctgtaaattaacacaacactgtaaatcaactgtacttcaataaaatttttaaaagtaccaaaaaaaccctgcaaaaaaccgagatgaatggataaagatgtagtacacacacacacacacacacacacacacacacacacacagaggaatactcctcagccaaaaagaaaaatgaaattttgccatctgcagcaacatggatggactatactaagtgaaataagtcagagaaagattccacatataagtgtatgacattacttatatgtggaaactaaaaaaatacaacaaactagtgaatataacaaaaaagcagcagactcacagatacagagaacaaactagtggttaccagtggggggtggggctgaggggcaatattggggtgggggagtgggaggtacaaactactgggtgtaaggcTGCAAGGaagtattgtacaacatggggaatgtagccaatgttttttgtaataactgtaaatgcagtgtaacttttaaaaactacatttaaaaaaatgttgggaAACAAAAAAGTGAGAATCTCAGATACAAGTCAAGCCTCAGAAAAAGCAACCAGGCCTCAAAAATGGAAGACTCAGTGCAACCATTAACACACTCTCCATTACAAATAATAATTAGAAACCCCATGGAAAGCTACTTTagtgggcctgggggtgggggccaggaaTCTTTCCAAAAACCCCAAGTAAGTGTGCAGCAAGTGATCGGGGCTTACATGCTGGGCGGCCGAGGAGGAGTGCCTGAGGCTGCCATTACTTGCCACTATGTGGGCGAAACAAAGGCCAAGAGCTAGGCCTTGCATTAGTGAGTGCTCAAATCCTTCTTGCCAAATGAAACCTtaacaggaaaaactgggctAGAAAGCAAAGGGGGAAACAAGAATACTGAAAGTTGTAGAAATATCCTCAAGAAACCTAAAACCTGCTACCCTGTCTCTCTGAACAAACAATGGCTTGGGCCACTGTGCCTGAGGGAAGACCCCCCAGCCCCGTGTCCACTGCTGCCCCATACCTGAGGCTTACAGTGCTCCTCAATCCAGCTGAAGACACAGGCCGACAGCTCCTGGAAGCTGGCCACGGAGATAGAGGCATTGAAGGACTGGAAGAGGGAGTCCATGATGCCTTGAAACACATTGAACTTCACCTGGTCAGAGACCTGGTCCTCCCCCTCATGGGGGTTGTCCTGGTGTGCCTTCACAATCTGCTCATAGTTCCTGAAAGCGAACAGGCCAGGCCTAAGGGGCTGCAGCAGCTCTACCAGCCCAGGAAGAATAACAGCGCTACCCTACGTACTCCCCTGGGAAGGAGATTCCCAGAGAGCCTTGGGGAGGTATTCAACATCAGCTAGATACTGCTTCTAGGTCAGAAGTGGTGACCCACCCTCTCCAACCTTCCCTTCATCAATCCCACAGGCGTTTCCAGAGTATCTGCTACAGTTGGGATAGAGTCCTGCCTACCACATGAGAGAGTGAGAATATTATCTGACGTGGCCTTTAAACAAAGGGAAGGGCATGAACTGAAGAGGCCTCAGAgtcccctcagaaccagaagccCTGGTTCCCCCAGCCCAGCACCCCCCTTACACTTTCATGATCTTTAGGGCCATGACGTCCTTGCGTAGCGTGGAtacctcctcctcctgctttttcttctccttgtgCAAAAACTGGATGTAGTCAATggctggagtgggggagggaagagggggtgggcaCAACCAGAAGGACCAGGCTGATTGTGTTTCCCCTTCCCCCAGACCCCACCTCTCCTGTTACAACCACCCCACCAGGGCCAGGCCAAAAGCGGCTCTGAGGCGCTAGCCTTCACAGCCCCCTTGGCTCCAAGCCCTCCACTGCTCTCCTGGCCATACTCTTCTGCAGAACGATGGCCTTGCTGAGCTTTTGGGAGCCAATGGAGAAGTCCTGCTGCTGGCAGGTGGGAACGATGGTCTGTAGGTCATCA
This Balaenoptera acutorostrata chromosome 20, mBalAcu1.1, whole genome shotgun sequence DNA region includes the following protein-coding sequences:
- the MLX gene encoding max-like protein X isoform X2, yielding MTEPGASPEDPWVKVEYAYSDNSLDPGLFVESTRKGSVVSRANSIGSTSASSVPNTDDEDSDYHQESYKESYKDRRRRAHTQAEQKRRDAIKRGYDDLQTIVPTCQQQDFSIGSQKLSKAIVLQKTIDYIQFLHKEKKKQEEEVSTLRKDVMALKIMKVNYEQIVKAHQDNPHEGEDQVSDQVKFNVFQGIMDSLFQSFNASISVASFQELSACVFSWIEEHCKPQVWGSSGHGAGGSSLRHSGPSHCLFRETG
- the MLX gene encoding max-like protein X isoform X1; this translates as MTEPGASPEDPWVKASPVGAHAGEGRAGRARARRGSGRRGDSLKSPELLPLSGPRGCREDSSHPACAKVEYAYSDNSLDPGLFVESTRKGSVVSRANSIGSTSASSVPNTDDEDSDYHQESYKESYKDRRRRAHTQAEQKRRDAIKRGYDDLQTIVPTCQQQDFSIGSQKLSKAIVLQKTIDYIQFLHKEKKKQEEEVSTLRKDVMALKIMKVNYEQIVKAHQDNPHEGEDQVSDQVKFNVFQGIMDSLFQSFNASISVASFQELSACVFSWIEEHCKPQVWGSSGHGAGGSSLRHSGPSHCLFRETG
- the MLX gene encoding max-like protein X isoform X4; the encoded protein is MTEPGASPEDPWVKVEYAYSDNSLDPDDEDSDYHQESYKESYKDRRRRAHTQAEQKRRDAIKRGYDDLQTIVPTCQQQDFSIGSQKLSKAIVLQKTIDYIQFLHKEKKKQEEEVSTLRKDVMALKIMKVNYEQIVKAHQDNPHEGEDQVSDQVKFNVFQGIMDSLFQSFNASISVASFQELSACVFSWIEEHCKPQVWGSSGHGAGGSSLRHSGPSHCLFRETG
- the MLX gene encoding max-like protein X isoform X3 gives rise to the protein MARQEVGGPVWLAFGLKERGLFVESTRKGSVVSRANSIGSTSASSVPNTDDEDSDYHQESYKESYKDRRRRAHTQAEQKRRDAIKRGYDDLQTIVPTCQQQDFSIGSQKLSKAIVLQKTIDYIQFLHKEKKKQEEEVSTLRKDVMALKIMKVNYEQIVKAHQDNPHEGEDQVSDQVKFNVFQGIMDSLFQSFNASISVASFQELSACVFSWIEEHCKPQVWGSSGHGAGGSSLRHSGPSHCLFRETG